The Halogeometricum rufum genome has a segment encoding these proteins:
- a CDS encoding sensor histidine kinase, translating into MNLSLWGYVGVFAAVSVICFGSLRHRRRIEDPDTRRGLTALLALSGAWAAVHVGYLVAPSPTLQYAFFTAGLVAGLAAVGPWLYFCSAYTGRRHHRNTTIRRVSVATFLVVVAVKLTNPLHNWYFTAEVVSEPFSHLAIHHEPLHWVVMAFAYALSFVGVFVLFELFAQVDFDTKPLFGIVALTGLPVVFDIVTPLRTTLPDVTYSALGVAAFALGVFYLHFDQFQTVQLAGEVDDPIVVLDDEDRVHDFNQSARDLFPALSGSVGEAFETLLPDVAAAVASPDAVVSVGRNGRTEYYSVSENPFSADRSRIGRSITLTDVTEKRRHERELERTNERLERFASTVSHDLRNPLNVAQGRLALHREAHDDEHLATASNALDRMERLIEEILTLSRQGRAISETETVALSAVVDDCWEVVDTGEAAVHVESDRSLAADADRLQQLLENLFRNAIEHAGPDVTIRVGSLEEGIGFYVADDGPGIPADDCEAVFESGYSTARDGTGFGLAIVKEIADAHGWDVRATAGTDGGARFEVSGVEPAD; encoded by the coding sequence ATGAACCTCTCACTCTGGGGATACGTCGGGGTCTTTGCCGCCGTGTCCGTCATCTGCTTCGGCAGCCTGCGGCACCGAAGGCGCATCGAGGACCCGGACACGCGACGGGGGCTGACGGCCCTATTGGCGCTGAGCGGTGCGTGGGCGGCCGTCCACGTGGGATACCTCGTGGCACCGTCCCCGACACTCCAGTACGCCTTCTTCACGGCGGGGCTGGTGGCCGGGTTGGCGGCCGTCGGCCCGTGGCTCTACTTCTGCTCTGCGTACACGGGTCGAAGGCACCACCGGAACACGACGATACGGCGCGTCTCCGTCGCCACCTTCCTGGTCGTCGTCGCGGTGAAACTGACGAACCCGCTCCACAACTGGTACTTCACGGCGGAGGTGGTGTCGGAACCGTTCTCTCACCTGGCGATTCACCACGAACCGCTCCACTGGGTCGTGATGGCGTTCGCGTACGCGCTCTCGTTCGTCGGCGTGTTCGTGCTCTTCGAACTGTTCGCGCAGGTGGACTTCGACACGAAGCCGCTGTTCGGCATCGTCGCACTCACCGGCCTGCCCGTCGTCTTCGACATCGTCACCCCGTTGCGGACGACGCTACCGGACGTCACTTACTCCGCGCTGGGCGTCGCCGCCTTCGCCCTCGGCGTCTTCTACCTCCACTTCGACCAGTTCCAGACCGTCCAGTTGGCCGGCGAAGTCGACGACCCCATCGTCGTCCTCGACGACGAGGACCGCGTCCACGACTTCAACCAGAGCGCGCGGGACCTGTTCCCCGCGCTGTCGGGGTCGGTCGGGGAGGCGTTCGAGACGCTCCTCCCCGACGTCGCCGCCGCCGTCGCGTCCCCGGACGCCGTCGTCTCCGTCGGGCGGAACGGGCGAACCGAGTACTACAGCGTCTCCGAGAACCCGTTCTCGGCCGACCGGTCGCGAATCGGCCGTTCGATAACGCTGACCGACGTGACCGAGAAACGGCGGCACGAGCGAGAACTGGAGCGGACGAACGAGCGTCTCGAACGGTTCGCCAGCACCGTCTCGCACGACCTGCGGAACCCGCTCAACGTCGCGCAGGGTCGGCTGGCGCTACACCGGGAAGCCCACGACGACGAGCACCTCGCCACGGCGAGCAACGCGCTCGACCGGATGGAGCGGCTCATCGAGGAGATACTGACGCTCTCGCGGCAGGGGCGGGCGATTTCGGAGACGGAGACGGTGGCGCTCTCGGCCGTCGTCGACGACTGCTGGGAGGTCGTCGACACGGGCGAGGCGGCGGTGCACGTCGAGAGCGACCGCTCGCTCGCGGCGGACGCCGACCGACTCCAGCAACTGCTGGAGAACCTGTTTCGCAACGCCATCGAACACGCAGGCCCCGACGTGACGATTCGCGTGGGGTCGCTCGAGGAGGGAATCGGGTTCTACGTCGCGGACGACGGCCCCGGCATCCCGGCGGACGACTGCGAGGCGGTGTTCGAGTCGGGCTACTCGACCGCCCGAGACGGCACCGGGTTCGGGCTGGCAATCGTGAAGGAGATAGCCGACGCGCACGGCTGGGACGTCCGCGCGACGGCGGGCACCGACGGCGGTGCCCGGTTCGAGGTGTCGGGCGTCGAGCCCGCCGACTGA
- a CDS encoding nuclear transport factor 2 family protein has product MSARATVEDYYEALRRGEPLYPYFAEEADVVKFGVGETLVGYDDVAEGLREQTRTTTDWTVESDALRVVEREKHAAFSDDVRMAWTDTESDADHDFDTRWSGTLERRPTDDDPDADPETDEWVFLGMHVSVAHDGERD; this is encoded by the coding sequence ATGAGCGCACGGGCGACCGTCGAGGACTACTACGAGGCGCTTCGCCGGGGAGAACCGCTTTACCCGTACTTCGCCGAGGAAGCCGACGTCGTGAAGTTCGGCGTCGGGGAGACGCTCGTCGGCTACGACGACGTGGCCGAGGGACTCCGCGAACAGACGCGGACGACGACGGACTGGACCGTCGAGAGCGACGCGCTACGCGTCGTCGAACGCGAGAAGCACGCCGCCTTCTCCGACGACGTGCGGATGGCGTGGACCGACACCGAGAGCGACGCCGACCACGACTTCGATACGCGGTGGAGCGGGACGCTCGAACGCCGGCCGACCGACGACGACCCGGACGCCGACCCCGAGACCGACGAGTGGGTGTTCCTCGGGATGCACGTCAGCGTCGCCCACGACGGGGAGCGGGACTGA
- a CDS encoding DoxX family protein → MANDTDETTGASTTPSRLGRSLFGLGLALQASEDFRDMDGQISYAESAGVPLPDLAVPFGSGMMAAGGLGVALWRFPRVATGAVVTFLAVVTPTMHDFWNEEGDASGERLAFFGNLAMFGAALAFLREAYR, encoded by the coding sequence ATGGCGAACGACACCGACGAGACGACCGGTGCGTCGACGACCCCGTCGAGGCTCGGTCGCTCGTTGTTCGGACTCGGACTCGCACTCCAGGCGTCCGAGGACTTCCGCGACATGGACGGACAGATATCGTACGCCGAGTCCGCGGGTGTGCCGCTTCCCGACTTGGCGGTGCCGTTCGGCTCCGGGATGATGGCCGCGGGGGGACTCGGCGTCGCCCTGTGGCGGTTCCCCCGAGTCGCCACGGGTGCCGTCGTCACGTTCCTCGCGGTGGTGACGCCGACGATGCACGACTTCTGGAACGAGGAGGGCGACGCCAGCGGCGAGCGTCTGGCCTTCTTCGGTAACCTCGCGATGTTCGGCGCCGCGCTGGCGTTCCTCCGCGAGGCGTACCGCTGA
- a CDS encoding AAA domain-containing protein, producing MNLRGRIVEVGDEREVETQYGTRSLAEVSIRPDGTDADAGDALVRVTLWGKWTHTADLAEPGMDLLVTEAEESEYRGETTYSTAKGSYVVLEPDFLVDVTDVRSWVQCPRMYYLNKLSGIPLNYPVVKGTIVHEVFGDLLRGRELEESIAERVAEAGLQLGLLGRDATEVEDEVRRNAAAIEGWLAQGTLTEEDGWRSEYTLISPTFGIKGRADALRRGMPVELKTGKNLKRDPRFQDKIQAAAYALVLDERGVPADTGTLLYTKNTALERNEETGDLSPAKEFSIGKGLLEFVVRKRNEIAAMEFDISVPTGFEADAKCEYCFEQDTCMVVSGRLDQESKAGQIGTPLPDDEREYFDRLYRAIEEERRETHAEYRKLWEQSAAERAADDRALIDLEPVDRREIEGQRWELRARKPDGAVSKLREGDVCLASDGDPVGGHAELCRIRELGDDVVVTADEPVELRRLDVYPSEISVSRMLTAVHDALLKGGENRKDVLFGRRAPAFADRSAETYIDNNEAQNEAVRLAVDADDFALVHGPPGTGKTYTIARIVRALVADGNRVLLSAFTNRAVDNALEALRDQGFEEAIRVGTENGIREDMLDLHLKTTGDPNGRAAELTNAPVVAATTSSCGSRVMREQSFDVALVDEASQLTEPGTLAAVNRADRFVLVGDHEQLPPVVRAENDLQRSLFERLIDAAPEASVMLDRQYRMSQRIQAFSSTEFYDGALRPATGDVAAQRLSDLGVDESALPAALRDPVAFVDPDGSRVGNTNPVEADRVAELVEAFVAAGVDPDDVGVIAPFRAQVAEISKRTDVTVDTVDRFQGSSKEVVLVSFVATGTLDGPLFEDYRRINVALTRAKKSLVLVGDADALASDPFYARMLDWARR from the coding sequence GTGAACCTCCGCGGCCGCATCGTCGAGGTGGGCGACGAACGCGAAGTGGAGACGCAGTACGGGACCCGGTCGCTCGCCGAGGTGTCGATTCGACCGGACGGGACGGACGCCGACGCGGGCGACGCCCTCGTCCGGGTGACGCTGTGGGGGAAGTGGACCCACACCGCCGACCTGGCCGAACCCGGCATGGACCTCCTCGTCACCGAAGCCGAGGAGTCGGAGTACCGCGGCGAGACGACGTACTCGACGGCCAAGGGGTCGTACGTCGTCCTCGAACCCGACTTCCTCGTCGACGTGACCGACGTTCGCTCGTGGGTGCAGTGCCCCCGGATGTACTACCTGAACAAACTGTCGGGCATCCCGCTGAACTACCCCGTGGTGAAGGGGACTATCGTCCACGAGGTGTTCGGCGACCTGTTGCGCGGCCGTGAGTTAGAGGAGTCCATCGCGGAACGCGTCGCCGAGGCGGGCCTGCAACTCGGCTTGCTGGGCCGCGACGCCACCGAAGTCGAGGACGAGGTGCGCAGGAACGCCGCCGCCATCGAGGGCTGGTTGGCGCAGGGCACCCTGACCGAAGAGGACGGCTGGCGCTCGGAGTACACGCTCATCTCGCCGACGTTCGGCATCAAGGGCCGCGCGGACGCCCTCCGACGAGGGATGCCCGTCGAACTGAAGACGGGCAAGAATCTCAAGCGCGACCCCCGGTTCCAGGACAAGATTCAGGCCGCCGCCTACGCCCTCGTCCTCGACGAACGCGGCGTCCCCGCCGACACGGGGACGCTCCTCTACACGAAGAACACGGCGCTGGAGCGAAACGAGGAGACGGGCGACCTCTCGCCGGCCAAGGAGTTCTCCATCGGCAAGGGCCTCCTGGAGTTCGTCGTCCGCAAACGCAACGAGATAGCCGCGATGGAGTTCGACATCTCGGTGCCGACGGGGTTCGAGGCGGACGCCAAGTGCGAGTACTGCTTCGAGCAGGACACCTGCATGGTCGTCTCCGGCCGCCTCGACCAAGAGTCGAAGGCCGGCCAGATAGGCACCCCGCTCCCCGACGACGAACGCGAGTACTTCGACCGGCTCTACCGCGCCATCGAGGAGGAACGGCGGGAGACGCACGCGGAGTACCGCAAACTCTGGGAGCAGTCCGCGGCGGAACGCGCGGCCGACGACCGGGCCCTGATAGACCTCGAACCCGTCGACCGCCGCGAAATCGAGGGGCAGCGCTGGGAACTGCGCGCGCGGAAGCCCGACGGCGCGGTGTCGAAACTTCGCGAGGGCGACGTCTGCCTCGCCAGCGACGGCGACCCGGTGGGCGGCCACGCCGAACTCTGTCGCATCCGCGAACTCGGCGACGACGTCGTCGTCACGGCGGACGAACCCGTCGAACTCCGTCGACTCGACGTCTACCCCTCCGAGATTTCGGTGTCGCGGATGCTGACCGCCGTCCACGACGCACTGCTGAAGGGCGGGGAGAACAGAAAGGACGTGCTGTTCGGCCGTCGCGCGCCCGCTTTCGCCGACCGGAGCGCCGAGACGTACATCGACAACAACGAGGCGCAGAACGAGGCGGTGCGACTCGCGGTGGACGCCGACGACTTCGCCCTCGTCCACGGCCCGCCGGGGACGGGCAAGACGTACACCATCGCCCGCATCGTCCGGGCCCTCGTCGCCGACGGCAACCGCGTCCTCCTGTCGGCGTTCACCAACCGCGCGGTGGACAACGCCCTCGAAGCGCTCCGGGACCAGGGCTTCGAGGAGGCGATTCGCGTCGGCACGGAGAACGGCATCCGCGAGGACATGCTGGACCTGCACCTGAAGACGACGGGCGACCCGAACGGCCGCGCCGCGGAGTTGACGAACGCGCCCGTCGTCGCCGCCACCACCTCCTCCTGCGGGTCGCGCGTGATGCGCGAGCAGTCGTTCGACGTGGCCCTCGTGGACGAGGCGTCGCAGTTGACCGAACCCGGGACGCTCGCCGCCGTCAACCGCGCGGACCGCTTCGTCCTCGTCGGCGACCACGAGCAGTTGCCGCCCGTGGTCAGAGCCGAGAACGACCTCCAGCGGTCGCTGTTCGAACGGCTCATCGACGCCGCGCCCGAGGCGTCCGTGATGCTGGACCGCCAGTACCGGATGAGCCAGCGGATTCAGGCGTTCTCGTCGACGGAGTTCTACGACGGCGCGCTCCGACCCGCCACCGGCGACGTCGCGGCACAGCGACTCTCGGACCTCGGCGTGGACGAGTCGGCCCTCCCCGCGGCCCTCCGGGACCCGGTGGCCTTCGTGGACCCCGACGGGTCGCGCGTGGGCAACACCAACCCCGTCGAGGCCGACCGCGTGGCCGAACTCGTCGAGGCGTTCGTCGCGGCGGGCGTCGACCCCGACGACGTCGGCGTCATCGCGCCGTTCCGCGCGCAGGTGGCCGAGATAAGCAAGCGAACGGACGTGACCGTGGACACGGTGGACCGGTTCCAGGGCTCCTCGAAGGAAGTCGTCCTCGTCTCGTTCGTCGCCACCGGGACGCTCGACGGCCCCCTGTTCGAGGACTACCGCCGCATCAACGTCGCGCTGACGCGGGCGAAGAAGTCGCTGGTCCTCGTCGGCGACGCCGACGCCCTCGCCTCGGACCCGTTCTACGCCCGGATGCTCGACTGGGCGCGTCGCTGA
- a CDS encoding DUF6789 family protein, with translation MSNDEQSPVSQGSQVSQQSQASQRSQMSRPKADASDAQLLGVRQAVLGAAAGLAGMASMAPFLALAWVLGAFELSAVAGLSDIVALGPSFLYGTIIFVGGGMTTLPLLFVSLALFLPGDAVIVKGAVFGAIVWTGFAVAFWTGQAGTSLALFLVLTLVAHVAYGAVLGTVYARYARIPVYDV, from the coding sequence ATGTCGAACGACGAACAGTCGCCGGTGTCCCAGGGTTCACAGGTGTCTCAACAGTCGCAGGCGTCGCAGCGGTCGCAGATGTCTCGGCCGAAGGCGGACGCGAGCGACGCGCAACTGCTCGGCGTGCGGCAGGCGGTCCTCGGCGCCGCCGCGGGACTGGCGGGGATGGCCTCGATGGCGCCGTTCCTCGCCCTCGCGTGGGTGCTCGGCGCGTTCGAACTGTCGGCCGTCGCCGGCCTCTCGGACATCGTCGCCCTCGGACCGAGCTTCCTCTACGGGACGATAATCTTCGTCGGCGGCGGGATGACGACGCTCCCCCTGCTGTTCGTCTCGTTGGCCCTCTTCCTCCCCGGAGACGCGGTGATAGTCAAGGGTGCCGTCTTCGGTGCCATCGTCTGGACGGGGTTCGCCGTCGCCTTCTGGACGGGGCAGGCCGGCACTTCGCTGGCGCTGTTCCTCGTCCTCACGCTGGTGGCCCACGTCGCCTACGGCGCCGTACTCGGCACCGTCTACGCCCGCTACGCGCGCATCCCGGTGTACGACGTGTGA